One stretch of Aythya fuligula isolate bAytFul2 chromosome 24, bAytFul2.pri, whole genome shotgun sequence DNA includes these proteins:
- the LOC116498338 gene encoding prostatic spermine-binding protein-like, translating into MTVVLRIEDDDEGVDDNEGEDDNEGEEDDEGEGEDDGEDDDKGEGEDDNEEEDDDKGEDEDKGKGEDEGEDDDEGEGEDEGECDAE; encoded by the exons ATGACTGTAGTTCT GAGAATAGAAGATGACGATGAAGGAGTAGATGACAACGAAGGAGAAGATGACAACGAAGGAGAAGAAGAtgatgaaggagaaggagaagacgATGGAGAAGATGACGACAAAGGAGAAG GAGAAGATGACAATGAAGAAGAAGATGACGAcaaaggagaagatgaagataaaggaaaaggagaagacgaaggagaagatgacgacgaaggagaaggagaagacgAAGGAGAATGTGACGCCGAatga